Proteins encoded in a region of the Odocoileus virginianus isolate 20LAN1187 ecotype Illinois chromosome 9, Ovbor_1.2, whole genome shotgun sequence genome:
- the GINS1 gene encoding DNA replication complex GINS protein PSF1 has protein sequence MFCEKAMELVRELQRAAEGRLPAFNEDGLRQVLEEMKALYEQNQSDVNEAKSSGRGDLIPTIKFRHCSLLRNRRCAVAYLYDRLLRIRALRWEYGSVLPSALRFHMSAEEVDWFNGYKMSLATYMRSLAGDQGLDITQDVKPPKSLYIEVRCLKDYGEFEVEDGTSVLLKKNSQHFLPRWKCEQLIRQGILEHVLS, from the exons ATGTTCTGCGAGAAGGCCATGGAGCTGGTCCGGGAGCTGCAGCGCGCGGCCGAGGGAAGGCTGCCTGCTTTCAAC GAAGATGGACTGAGGCAAGTTCTGGAGGAGATGAAAGCTTTATATGAGCAAAACCAATCTGATGT GAATgaagcaaagtcaagtggacgaGGTGATCTGATACCAACCATCAAGTTTCGACACTGTTCTTTGCTGAGAAATCGGCGCTGCGCTGTAGCCTACCT GTATGACCGGCTGCTTCGGATTAGAGCACTCAGGTGGGAATATGGCAGTGTCTTGCCAAGTGCTTTACGATTTCACATGTCTGCTGAAGAA GTGGACTGGTTCAATGGTTATAAAATGTCCCTTGCTACCTACATGAGGTCATtggcaggagaccaaggtttggaCATCACACAGGATGTGAAACCTCCAAAAAGCCTATATATAGAA gtGCGGTGTCTAAAAGACTACGGAGAATTTGAAGTTGAAGATGGTACTTcagtgctattaaaaaaaaatagccag cactTTTTACCTCGGTGGAAGTGCGAGCAGCTGATTAGACAAGGCATTCTGGAGCACGTGCTGTCATGA